Proteins from a genomic interval of Euzebyales bacterium:
- a CDS encoding protein-L-isoaspartate(D-aspartate) O-methyltransferase, translating to MPVDDLWRAARAAGVSDRRLLDAIGRIPRRAFVPPAHADRADVDAPIPIAHDQVTTQPSLSARMLEALDLTDDDHALEVGTGQGYQTALLATLTGSVVSVERFADLAAVARTNLERQGIDNVEVIVSDGTRGWPPGAPYDAIIVSAAFPRVPRPLVEQLCEDGRLVQPIGRGGADDVVLFHRTAAGLRRVRRICPAHFVRLVGELGYSSEP from the coding sequence ATGCCCGTCGATGACCTGTGGCGCGCCGCTCGGGCGGCTGGCGTCTCGGACCGTCGATTGCTCGATGCCATCGGGCGGATCCCGCGCCGCGCGTTCGTCCCACCCGCACACGCGGATCGGGCCGATGTCGACGCGCCGATCCCGATCGCACACGACCAGGTGACGACCCAGCCGTCGCTGTCGGCGCGGATGCTGGAGGCGCTCGATCTGACGGATGACGACCATGCGCTCGAGGTCGGGACGGGCCAGGGCTATCAGACCGCCCTGCTCGCCACGCTCACCGGCTCGGTCGTCAGCGTGGAGCGCTTCGCCGACCTCGCCGCGGTGGCCCGCACGAACCTGGAACGTCAGGGCATCGACAACGTCGAGGTGATCGTCAGCGACGGCACCCGCGGCTGGCCACCCGGCGCACCCTACGACGCGATCATCGTGTCGGCGGCCTTCCCGCGCGTGCCGCGTCCGCTCGTCGAGCAGCTGTGCGAGGACGGGCGGCTGGTCCAGCCGATCGGGCGGGGCGGTGCCGACGACGTCGTCCTGTTCCACCGGACGGCCGCGGGCCTGCGGCGCGTCCGACGGATCTGCCCGGCGCACTTCGTCCGGCTGGTCGGCGAGCTCGGCTACTCGTCCGAGCCGTGA